Proteins co-encoded in one Megalops cyprinoides isolate fMegCyp1 chromosome 1, fMegCyp1.pri, whole genome shotgun sequence genomic window:
- the ccr7 gene encoding C-C chemokine receptor type 7, with translation MANVTRSQLALLIWTICFKTCMSDGNMTMTTEAYNDDYSTEPETDTVDYDGYEHQCMKVSNRYFRSWFMPVIYSVICFVGLVGNFLVMLTYVYFKRLKTMTDVYLLNLAAADLLFVLTLPFWAANCLDRWELGLFLCKAMYSVYKISFFSGMLLLTCISVDRYFAIARAVSAHRHRSQAVYISKVSSVALWALALLFSVPEMAYTQVSENQTCSPFVGDSGQLRVGIQVGQMVGGFMLPALVMGFCYCAIVRTLIQARNFEKNKAIKVIFAVVAVFLLFQVPYNVVMLVTTLNKVWGSIDCTYDNQLLYATDITQSLAFMRCCLNPFLYAFIGVKFRHDLLKLLKDLGCVSQECLYQYTACTKKRMPVSMDTETTTSFSP, from the exons ATGGCAAATGTCACAC GATCCCAACTGGCCTTGCTGATCTGGACCATTTGTTTCAAG ACCTGTATGTCAGATGGCAATATGACGATGACAACAGAGGCCTACAATGACGACTATAGTACAGAGCCAGAGACCGATACAGTGGATTATGACGGTTATGAACACCAGTGCATGAAGGTGTCAAATCGCTACTTCCGGTCCTGGTTCATGCCTGTCATCTACTCAGTCATCTGCTTCGTGGGCCTGGTGGGCAACTTTCTGGTGATGCTAACCTATGTCTATTTCAAGCGGCTGAAGACAATGACTGACGTCTACCTGCTGAATTTAGCAGCAGCAGACCTGCTCTTTGTGCTGACATTGCCCTTCTGGGCAGCTAACTGTCTCGACAGGTGGGAACTGGGACTGTTCCTGTGCAAGGCCATGTACAGTGTCTACAAGATAAGCTTCTTTAGCGGCATGCTCTTGCTCACCTGCATCAGTGTGGACCGCTACTTCGCCATCGCTCGTGCCGTTTCAGCCCACCGCCATCGTTCGCAGGCTGTCTACATCAGTAAAGTGTCCTCTGTGGCACTTTGGGCCTTGGCGCTCCTCTTTTCTGTGCCTGAAATGGCTTACACCCAAGTGAGCGAAAACCAGACCTGCAGCCCCTTTGTTGGGGACTCCGGCCAGCTACGGGTGGGAATCCAGGTGGGCCAAATGGTGGGTGGCTTTATGCTGCCTGCCCTGGTGATGGGCTTCTGCTACTGTGCCATTGTGCGGACCCTGATACAGGCCCGCAACTTTGAGAAGAACAAGGCTATTAAGGTCATTTTTGCTGTGGTAGCTGTCTTCTTGCTCTTCCAGGTGCCCTATAACGTGGTCATGCTGGTGACCACCTTGAATAAAGTCTGGGGCAGCATAGACTGTACATATGACAATCAGCTGCTATATGCAACGGACATTACTCAAAGCCTGGCCTTCATGCGCTGTTGCCTCAACCCCTTCCTTTATGCTTTCATTGGTGTCAAGTTCCGCCACGATCTGCTGAAGCTGCTCAAGGATCTGGGCTGCGTGAGCCAGGAATGCCTCTACCAGTACACTGCCTGCACCAAGAAGAGGATGCCTGTGTCTATGGACACAGAGACCACCACCTCCTTCTCACCCTAA
- the LOC118790214 gene encoding death-associated protein 1-like isoform X2, protein MRDEGYGEGSLLVKAGGKRIVQKHHGGGEHPGLEKDKESTEWESGTSPPKPALVIAGAVTRGDRDFPPAASQAAHRKPQPSLEKLPPQHHNKQHIHQPRK, encoded by the exons ATGAGAGACGAGGGCTATGGAGAAGGCAGCCTGTTAG TGAAAGCGGGTGGGAAGCGCATTGTTCAGAAGCACCATGGAGGAGGGGAGCACCCTGGCCTGGAGAAGGACAAAGAGAGTACGGAGTGGGAGAGTGGAACCAG CCCTCCAAAACCAGCACTTGTCATTGCTGGAGCAGTTACACGG GGTGACCGAGACTTTCCCCCAGCTGCATCCCAAGCAGCACATCGGAAGCCTCAGCCTTCCCTGGAgaaactgccccctcagcaTCACAATAAACAACACATTCACCAGCCCCGCAAGTGA
- the LOC118790214 gene encoding death-associated protein 1-like isoform X1: MSSPLNEKTIIKGGHPPAVKAGGKRIVQKHHGGGEHPGLEKDKESTEWESGTSPPKPALVIAGAVTRGDRDFPPAASQAAHRKPQPSLEKLPPQHHNKQHIHQPRK, from the exons ATGTCTTCTCCACTGAATGAGAAAACCATCATAAAAGGTGGCCATCCTCCAGCAG TGAAAGCGGGTGGGAAGCGCATTGTTCAGAAGCACCATGGAGGAGGGGAGCACCCTGGCCTGGAGAAGGACAAAGAGAGTACGGAGTGGGAGAGTGGAACCAG CCCTCCAAAACCAGCACTTGTCATTGCTGGAGCAGTTACACGG GGTGACCGAGACTTTCCCCCAGCTGCATCCCAAGCAGCACATCGGAAGCCTCAGCCTTCCCTGGAgaaactgccccctcagcaTCACAATAAACAACACATTCACCAGCCCCGCAAGTGA